A single region of the Paraburkholderia megapolitana genome encodes:
- a CDS encoding LysR substrate-binding domain-containing protein, which yields MSSTRSPSKSRLPPLKALVAFEAASRRGSFALGAEELAVTPSAVSHQIQQLEDFLGVPLFQRHPGRAVLTAAGRAYAREIERAFGVIAEATNLVAPQSQRGYLVVASSPSFAAKWLQPRLPEFLRSNPDVRIRLSTLSGHDDLEATRFDIAIVYGQPHTSKFDVEPLLTERLRPLCSPVLAKELALRAPQDLARATLIHSSNALTWPEYLRQAGCADVRLDNELWLDRSVMAIDAAVDGLGVVLESELLAAQELRDGRLIAPFDGERFSVEVTSYYLVRSRDYNIGLQAATAFENWLRSAISS from the coding sequence ATGAGCTCAACTAGAAGCCCCTCGAAGTCCCGCTTGCCGCCGCTCAAGGCGCTCGTCGCATTCGAGGCCGCGTCGCGGCGCGGCAGTTTTGCGCTGGGTGCGGAAGAACTTGCGGTGACGCCGTCCGCGGTCAGTCATCAGATTCAGCAGCTCGAGGATTTTCTGGGTGTGCCGCTGTTTCAGCGGCATCCCGGGCGGGCGGTGCTCACGGCTGCGGGGCGTGCCTATGCGCGCGAGATCGAGCGAGCATTTGGCGTGATTGCCGAGGCGACGAATCTGGTCGCGCCGCAGTCGCAGCGTGGTTATCTGGTTGTCGCATCTAGTCCGAGTTTCGCCGCCAAGTGGTTGCAACCGCGACTACCCGAATTCCTGCGCAGCAATCCGGACGTGAGGATCCGTTTGTCCACGCTCTCCGGTCATGACGATCTGGAGGCGACGCGATTCGATATCGCGATCGTCTATGGGCAACCGCATACGTCGAAGTTCGATGTCGAGCCGTTGTTGACTGAGCGGTTGCGTCCTTTGTGCAGCCCCGTACTTGCAAAGGAACTCGCGTTGCGCGCGCCGCAGGATCTGGCGCGTGCGACGCTGATCCATTCGTCGAACGCGCTGACGTGGCCGGAGTATTTGCGGCAGGCAGGATGTGCGGACGTGCGGCTCGACAACGAGCTATGGCTCGATCGCTCGGTGATGGCGATCGACGCCGCAGTCGATGGTCTCGGTGTGGTGCTGGAGAGCGAGCTTCTGGCTGCGCAAGAGTTGCGCGATGGGCGACTGATCGCGCCTTTCGATGGTGAGCGATTCAGCGTCGAAGTGACGTCTTATTATCTCGTTCGATCGCGGGATTACAACATCGGCTTGCAGGCCGCGACCGCTTTTGAGAACTGGCTGCGATCGGCGATTTCTTCGTAA
- a CDS encoding dienelactone hydrolase family protein — translation MSGAMIDIPSRDGGRFSAYLAKPAQGSGPGLVLLQEIFGINGYMKAMADRYAEEGYVVLVPDLFWRMKPGVVLGYDEADLAQALDYNARLDLPLAVTDIAATIDALRARPEQAGKVGTIGYCLGGKLAMLAAARTDVDCAVSYYGVGLDAFIDEVASIQCPMVFHFAGEDAHCPAHVREKIQTALATRPQIEQYVYAGCGHAFATPEREHFDKPATMMAYSRTLALLRKILGPIHDLNTLWEQHCYYEFATRDVDAVMPTMVAEPYVNHVPTMTGGVGHDQLKRFYKYHFVDSNPADTRLIPISRTIGADRIVDEFVFCATHDREIDWLLPGLPPTGKYFEVPMLAVVCFRGDKLYNEHIYWDQASVLVQIGLLDPTGLPVAGIQTTRKMVDETLPSNALMPNWASSEGKPT, via the coding sequence ATGAGCGGTGCAATGATCGATATTCCGTCCCGCGATGGCGGGCGCTTCTCAGCCTATCTGGCGAAGCCCGCCCAGGGATCCGGTCCGGGACTCGTGTTGCTGCAGGAAATCTTCGGCATCAACGGTTACATGAAAGCGATGGCGGACCGGTACGCAGAGGAAGGCTATGTCGTGCTCGTTCCGGACTTGTTCTGGCGCATGAAGCCAGGCGTCGTGCTCGGCTATGACGAAGCGGATCTGGCCCAGGCGCTCGACTACAACGCCCGGCTCGATCTGCCGCTCGCCGTGACGGATATCGCGGCCACCATCGACGCGTTACGCGCAAGACCCGAACAGGCAGGCAAGGTCGGCACGATCGGCTACTGTCTCGGCGGCAAGCTTGCAATGCTGGCCGCAGCACGCACCGATGTGGATTGTGCGGTCAGCTACTACGGCGTCGGTCTCGATGCGTTCATCGATGAGGTCGCATCGATCCAGTGTCCGATGGTTTTCCATTTCGCCGGCGAAGACGCACATTGCCCAGCGCATGTGCGAGAAAAAATCCAGACCGCGCTCGCGACCCGACCGCAGATCGAGCAATACGTTTATGCCGGCTGCGGTCATGCATTCGCCACGCCCGAACGCGAACACTTCGACAAGCCGGCCACGATGATGGCGTATTCGCGGACGCTCGCCCTGTTGCGCAAGATACTCGGTCCGATCCATGACCTGAATACGTTGTGGGAACAACATTGCTACTACGAGTTCGCCACACGGGACGTCGACGCGGTGATGCCGACCATGGTCGCCGAACCCTACGTCAATCATGTGCCGACGATGACCGGCGGCGTCGGGCATGACCAGTTAAAGCGTTTCTACAAATATCACTTCGTCGATTCGAACCCCGCCGACACACGCCTGATTCCGATTTCACGCACGATCGGCGCCGATCGTATCGTCGACGAGTTTGTATTCTGCGCGACGCATGATCGCGAGATCGACTGGCTTCTGCCGGGTCTGCCGCCAACCGGGAAATACTTCGAAGTACCGATGCTCGCCGTGGTCTGCTTTCGCGGCGACAAGCTCTACAACGAACATATCTATTGGGACCAGGCATCCGTCCTCGTGCAGATCGGCCTGCTCGATCCGACCGGGTTGCCGGTGGCCGGTATCCAGACGACCCGCAAGATGGTCGACGAAACACTTCCGAGCAATGCGCTGATGCCGAACTGGGCATCGAGTGAAGGGAAGCCAACCTGA
- a CDS encoding class 1 fructose-bisphosphatase, with product MALSRRTTLTKYLIEQQRENNNLPADLRLLIEVVARACKAISYHVSKGALGDALGTAGSENVQGEVQKKLDILSNEILLEANEWGGNLAGMASEEMEQFFPIPANYPKGEYLLVFDPLDGSSNIDVNVSIGTIFSVLRCPDGQQPTEQSFLQPGTRQVAAGYAVYGPQTVLVLTTGNGVNCFTLDRELGSWVLTQSEMRIPVETREFAINASNERHWYPPVQQYVGELKAGTDGARQEDFNMRWIASMVADVHRILNRGGIFMYPADSRTPDKPGKLRLMYEANPMAFIVEQAGGAATNGHKRILDIQPKSLHERVAVFLGSKNEVDRVTRYHLEAKS from the coding sequence ATGGCTTTATCGCGACGTACCACTCTCACCAAGTATCTGATCGAGCAGCAGCGCGAGAACAACAACCTGCCCGCCGATCTGCGTCTCCTGATCGAAGTCGTGGCGCGCGCGTGCAAGGCGATCAGCTATCACGTCAGCAAGGGTGCGCTCGGCGATGCGCTCGGCACCGCCGGCAGCGAGAACGTGCAGGGCGAAGTGCAGAAGAAGCTCGACATCCTGTCGAACGAAATCCTGCTCGAAGCCAACGAATGGGGCGGCAACCTGGCCGGCATGGCATCGGAAGAAATGGAACAGTTCTTCCCGATCCCGGCGAACTATCCGAAGGGCGAATACCTGCTCGTGTTCGATCCGCTCGATGGCTCGTCGAACATCGACGTGAACGTGTCGATCGGCACGATCTTCTCGGTGCTGCGCTGCCCGGACGGCCAGCAGCCGACCGAACAGTCGTTCCTGCAGCCGGGCACCCGCCAGGTCGCGGCCGGCTACGCGGTGTACGGTCCGCAAACCGTGCTCGTGCTGACCACCGGCAACGGCGTGAACTGCTTCACGCTCGACCGCGAACTCGGGTCGTGGGTGCTCACGCAGAGCGAGATGCGCATTCCGGTCGAGACACGCGAATTCGCGATCAATGCATCGAACGAACGTCACTGGTACCCGCCCGTCCAGCAGTACGTCGGCGAACTGAAGGCCGGCACCGACGGCGCCCGTCAGGAGGACTTCAATATGCGCTGGATTGCATCGATGGTGGCCGACGTACACCGCATCCTGAATCGCGGCGGCATCTTCATGTACCCCGCCGACAGCCGCACACCCGACAAGCCCGGCAAGCTGCGCCTGATGTACGAAGCGAACCCGATGGCGTTTATCGTCGAGCAGGCGGGCGGCGCCGCGACCAACGGCCACAAGCGGATTCTCGATATCCAGCCGAAGAGCCTGCACGAGCGCGTTGCCGTGTTCCTCGGCTCGAAGAACGAGGTGGACCGCGTCACGCGCTACCATCTCGAGGCAAAAAGTTGA
- a CDS encoding aldo/keto reductase, with translation MNHYTLLGRSGLRVSPISLGTMTFGTESGWGADEQVAQRLFDLYVDAGGNFIDTADMYTAGTSERWLGKFVAARSLRDRLVIATKYSYNTQSGNPNTGGNHRKNLLRALDESLRRLGTDYIDLYYLHTWDRMTPVDEVMRAMDDAVRAGKIRYVGLSDTPAWFASRAQTLADWRGFEPVAAMQLEYSMIERNPENEFADLAVDLGMGLVPWSPLGMGVLSGKYRPSQSGAVGGFTGTGRLQSVAANPPPAFNKLTARNFAIVAELEAVASEADRPMAQVALNWLSQKRGVSSVIVGATKPEQLQESLGSLDFTLAPELIARLDAVSEPARPFPYYMFADGHQARIHGGVEVSSKPTAFDRPVRVPAPAAEG, from the coding sequence ATGAATCACTACACCCTGCTCGGCCGCTCGGGTCTGCGCGTCAGCCCGATTTCGCTCGGCACGATGACATTCGGCACCGAATCGGGCTGGGGCGCCGACGAGCAGGTGGCGCAGCGGCTGTTCGACCTGTACGTCGACGCCGGCGGCAATTTTATCGATACCGCCGACATGTACACCGCTGGAACCAGCGAGCGCTGGCTCGGCAAATTCGTCGCGGCGCGCAGCCTGCGCGACCGTCTCGTGATTGCGACGAAGTACAGCTACAACACGCAGAGCGGCAATCCGAATACGGGTGGCAACCATCGCAAGAACCTGCTGCGCGCGCTCGACGAATCGCTCCGGCGGCTCGGCACCGACTATATCGATCTCTACTACCTGCACACGTGGGACCGCATGACGCCGGTCGACGAAGTGATGCGCGCCATGGACGACGCCGTGCGCGCCGGCAAGATCCGCTATGTGGGTCTTTCCGACACACCCGCGTGGTTTGCGAGCCGTGCACAGACGCTCGCTGACTGGCGCGGTTTCGAACCGGTCGCGGCCATGCAGCTCGAGTACTCGATGATCGAGCGCAACCCGGAAAACGAGTTTGCCGATCTGGCCGTGGACCTCGGCATGGGGCTCGTGCCGTGGAGCCCGCTCGGGATGGGCGTGCTATCGGGCAAGTACCGGCCATCGCAGAGCGGCGCAGTGGGCGGGTTCACTGGCACGGGACGTCTGCAGAGCGTCGCGGCCAATCCACCGCCGGCCTTCAACAAACTGACCGCCCGCAACTTCGCAATCGTCGCGGAACTCGAAGCAGTCGCCAGCGAAGCGGACCGGCCGATGGCGCAGGTCGCGCTGAACTGGCTGTCGCAGAAGCGCGGTGTGTCGAGCGTGATCGTCGGCGCGACGAAGCCGGAGCAGTTGCAGGAGTCGCTCGGTTCGCTCGATTTCACGCTTGCACCGGAACTGATCGCGCGCCTCGACGCGGTGTCCGAACCGGCGCGCCCGTTCCCGTACTACATGTTTGCGGATGGCCATCAGGCGCGAATCCACGGCGGGGTTGAAGTGAGCAGCAAGCCCACGGCATTCGATCGGCCTGTGCGTGTGCCGGCGCCGGCTGCCGAAGGCTGA
- the pepN gene encoding aminopeptidase N, producing MADTATPTVIRRADYAPPAFLIDTVALEFDLVPERTVVRNTMRVRRNPDAAHAAHFELMGEQLEFVSASIDGTPHSAVRTHEHGLSVDNVPDAFELTLVSLCNPTENTTLSGLYVSSDNFFTQCEAEGFRRITYFLDRPDVMATYTVTLRADKAAYPVLLSNGNLLDEGDLPDGRHFARWEDPFRKPSYLFALVAGKLVKLEERVRSGSGKEKLLQVWVEPHDLDKTRHAMDSLINSIRWDEQRFGLELDLDRFMIVAVGDFNMGAMENKGLNIFNTKYVLANPETATDTDFANIEAVVGHEYFHNWTGNRVTCRDWFQLSLKEGLTVFRDQEFSADMAGGATDEAARATKRIEDVRVLRQMQFAEDAGPMAHPVRPESYVEINNFYTMTVYEKGSEVVRMYQTLFGRDGFRRGMDLYFKRHDGQAVTCDDFRHALADANGRDLAQFERWYSQAGTPRVTVSTHYDAAQHRYRVTLSQGYGDAAPTARETQKGPLLIPFAIGLIGANGADLPLRLEGETGASGTTRVLEFTQTEQTFTFVDIAEKPLPSLLRNFSAPVIVEYDYSAEELAFLLAHDSDPFNRWEAGQRLATRELLSLAARAATGASLQLDDSVVNAFAQVLTDETLSPSFRELALMLPSETYLAEQMPESNPAAVHTARQFVRRRLAEALKNDWLAIYERHQTPGDYEATPDAGGHRALKNLALAYLAELADPADAVRLAGAQYDAANNMTDRAAALSALLTAATAGDGRRAQEALEDFYRRFEKEPLVIDKWFALQATQRGSAQRPVIDIVRALMSHPAFNLKNPNRARSLIFSFCAANPAQFHAEDGSGYAFWADQVIALDALNPQVAARLARSLELWRRFTPALREKMRGALEKVAAQVKSRDVREIVEKALG from the coding sequence ATGGCAGATACCGCAACGCCCACCGTGATCCGGCGCGCCGACTACGCACCGCCGGCTTTCCTGATCGACACCGTCGCGCTGGAATTCGATCTCGTCCCAGAACGTACTGTCGTCAGGAATACGATGCGCGTGCGGCGCAATCCGGACGCGGCCCACGCAGCGCACTTCGAACTGATGGGCGAGCAGCTCGAGTTCGTCAGCGCGAGCATCGACGGTACGCCGCACAGCGCCGTGCGCACGCACGAGCATGGGCTGAGCGTCGATAACGTGCCGGACGCCTTCGAACTGACACTCGTGAGCCTCTGCAACCCGACGGAAAACACGACGCTGTCGGGTCTCTACGTATCGAGCGACAACTTCTTCACGCAGTGCGAGGCCGAGGGCTTTCGCCGCATCACGTACTTCCTCGATCGCCCCGATGTGATGGCGACCTACACGGTCACGCTGCGTGCGGACAAGGCCGCCTACCCGGTGCTGCTGTCCAACGGCAACCTGCTCGACGAAGGCGACCTGCCGGATGGCCGCCATTTTGCGCGCTGGGAAGACCCGTTCAGAAAGCCGAGCTACCTGTTCGCGCTGGTCGCGGGCAAGCTCGTCAAGCTCGAAGAGCGTGTGCGCAGCGGCTCGGGCAAAGAGAAGCTGCTGCAGGTGTGGGTCGAACCGCACGATCTCGACAAGACGCGTCACGCGATGGACTCGCTGATCAATTCGATTCGCTGGGATGAGCAGCGCTTTGGGCTCGAGCTCGATCTGGACCGCTTCATGATCGTTGCGGTCGGCGACTTCAACATGGGCGCGATGGAGAACAAGGGGCTCAACATCTTCAACACGAAGTACGTGCTGGCGAACCCCGAAACCGCCACCGACACCGACTTCGCGAACATCGAAGCCGTGGTCGGCCACGAGTACTTCCATAACTGGACCGGCAATCGCGTCACCTGTCGCGACTGGTTCCAGTTGAGCCTGAAGGAAGGGCTGACCGTGTTTCGCGACCAGGAGTTCTCCGCCGACATGGCAGGTGGAGCCACCGACGAAGCTGCGCGCGCAACCAAGCGCATCGAAGATGTCCGCGTGCTGCGCCAGATGCAGTTCGCCGAAGACGCGGGCCCGATGGCGCATCCGGTACGTCCGGAAAGCTACGTCGAGATCAACAACTTCTACACGATGACCGTCTACGAGAAAGGCTCGGAAGTCGTGCGGATGTATCAGACGCTGTTCGGTCGCGACGGTTTTCGCCGCGGCATGGACCTGTACTTCAAGCGGCATGACGGCCAGGCCGTGACCTGCGACGACTTCCGCCATGCGCTCGCCGATGCGAACGGCCGCGACCTCGCGCAGTTCGAGCGCTGGTACAGCCAGGCCGGTACGCCGCGCGTCACGGTCAGCACGCACTACGACGCCGCGCAACACCGCTATCGCGTGACGCTGTCGCAGGGTTACGGCGACGCCGCGCCGACCGCACGCGAAACGCAAAAAGGCCCGTTGCTGATTCCGTTCGCAATCGGGCTGATCGGTGCGAACGGTGCGGACCTGCCGCTGCGTCTCGAAGGCGAGACTGGGGCGTCTGGCACGACGCGCGTACTCGAGTTCACGCAGACCGAGCAGACCTTCACGTTCGTCGACATCGCTGAGAAACCACTGCCGTCGCTGTTGCGCAATTTCTCGGCGCCGGTGATCGTCGAGTACGACTATTCGGCTGAAGAGCTTGCGTTTCTGCTCGCCCACGACAGCGATCCGTTCAATCGTTGGGAAGCCGGCCAGCGGCTCGCGACGCGCGAACTGCTCAGCCTCGCAGCGCGTGCAGCAACGGGTGCGTCGTTGCAACTCGACGACTCGGTTGTCAATGCGTTCGCGCAGGTACTGACCGATGAAACGCTGTCGCCTTCGTTCCGCGAACTCGCGCTGATGCTGCCGTCGGAAACGTATCTCGCGGAACAGATGCCCGAGTCGAATCCGGCCGCTGTGCATACCGCGCGGCAGTTCGTGCGCCGCCGCCTCGCCGAAGCGCTCAAGAACGACTGGCTCGCGATCTACGAACGTCATCAAACGCCTGGTGACTACGAAGCGACGCCTGACGCAGGCGGTCATCGCGCGCTGAAGAATCTTGCGCTCGCCTACCTCGCCGAACTCGCCGACCCTGCCGATGCCGTACGGCTCGCCGGTGCGCAATACGACGCGGCGAACAACATGACCGACCGCGCCGCCGCGCTGTCCGCATTGCTCACTGCGGCAACGGCCGGCGACGGTCGCCGTGCGCAGGAAGCGCTCGAAGATTTCTATCGCCGCTTCGAAAAGGAACCGCTCGTCATCGACAAGTGGTTTGCGCTGCAAGCCACGCAACGCGGTTCGGCGCAGCGTCCGGTGATCGATATCGTGCGCGCATTGATGTCACATCCGGCGTTTAACCTGAAGAACCCGAATCGCGCGCGTTCGCTGATTTTCAGTTTCTGCGCGGCGAACCCCGCGCAGTTCCACGCGGAAGACGGCTCGGGTTACGCGTTCTGGGCGGACCAGGTGATCGCACTCGATGCACTGAACCCGCAGGTCGCCGCGCGGCTCGCGCGTTCGCTCGAACTGTGGCGCCGGTTCACACCGGCGCTGCGCGAGAAGATGCGCGGCGCGCTTGAAAAGGTTGCCGCGCAGGTGAAGTCGCGTGACGTGCGGGAGATTGTTGAGAAGGCGCTGGGCTAG
- a CDS encoding LysR family transcriptional regulator, whose protein sequence is MDPAQLPALMTFAAVARHGSFTRAAGETGVSASALSQSVRALEAQLGVRLFNRTTRRVALTEAGAQFLERVNPALAALATAFDALEETRGHPAGTLRINLSRVASELLVLPYLAEFAQRYPRIRVELVLDDGLVDMVGEGFDAGIRLGERLAQDMVAIPLSGELHIAVAGSPDYFARHPQPSTPDDLTAHDCLHYRFTTSGGIYRWEFAQPGDSHHAFDVETRSSFITNDLHTMVRAAEAGVGLLHVIEDYVHAQLADGRLIRVLDAWCPTFPGFYLYTTSRSQMPLKLRALIDFLQEKRLEREGF, encoded by the coding sequence ATGGATCCCGCTCAATTGCCCGCCCTCATGACGTTCGCCGCAGTGGCGCGACACGGTAGCTTTACGCGCGCGGCCGGTGAAACGGGTGTGTCGGCTTCGGCGCTGTCGCAGTCGGTGCGCGCGCTGGAGGCGCAACTCGGCGTCCGGCTGTTCAACCGGACTACGCGCCGGGTCGCGCTGACCGAAGCGGGCGCGCAGTTTCTCGAACGCGTGAATCCGGCGCTCGCAGCACTGGCCACGGCGTTCGATGCCCTCGAGGAAACGCGCGGCCATCCGGCGGGCACGCTGCGGATCAATTTGTCGCGGGTTGCAAGCGAGCTGCTGGTGCTGCCTTATCTCGCGGAGTTTGCGCAACGCTATCCGCGCATCCGTGTTGAACTCGTACTCGACGATGGCCTCGTTGATATGGTCGGTGAGGGATTCGATGCGGGTATCCGTCTCGGCGAGCGGCTCGCGCAGGACATGGTGGCGATTCCGCTCAGCGGTGAACTGCACATTGCGGTTGCCGGCTCGCCGGACTATTTCGCGCGCCACCCGCAACCGTCGACGCCCGACGATCTCACCGCCCACGATTGCCTGCATTACCGCTTCACGACGAGCGGCGGGATCTATCGATGGGAATTCGCGCAGCCCGGCGATTCACACCACGCGTTCGATGTCGAGACGCGCAGCAGCTTCATCACCAACGACCTGCACACGATGGTCCGCGCCGCCGAAGCGGGCGTCGGTCTGCTGCATGTGATCGAAGACTACGTACACGCGCAGCTCGCCGACGGCCGACTGATCCGCGTGCTCGATGCGTGGTGCCCGACGTTTCCGGGCTTCTATCTGTACACCACGAGCCGTTCGCAGATGCCGCTCAAGCTGCGCGCACTGATCGATTTTTTGCAGGAGAAGCGGCTCGAGCGGGAAGGGTTTTAG
- a CDS encoding M81 family metallopeptidase, translating to MKVLIARMNHETNTFSPVPTPLEAFGRNGPSYGEDAYRHDKGMQTAMAAFIDAAERERVEIVTPVSASANPSGPVAASAYEAICHAIVAAAPGCDAVLLDLHGAMVAQCSNDGEGDLLERVRAVLPDAPIAVALDLHGNVTQKMIDHADVIVSFKTYPHVDMYETGAHAARLLFDRLHGRSRPVIAWRQPPLLAHTLRSATAEGAMERAVKAARAAEADGMLAVSVLSGFSLADIEAPCISVVVVGDGDRAQADVVAARIAQQIWSEREDFVYRSAPLAESVAQAAVFARTADKPVLLLDHGDNCMSGGTCDTMDLLEEALRQGFERVVSGPLCDPEAVAALHAAGVGATVTIAVGNKRPGPSGQPRPPFRVTGVVRALTDGEYTITGPTYTGQRAFMGRSAVLDIGAATLVVTERTHEPWDLGVFESVGIDPRRARFLLLKSRMYCRPVFVPIAAGLVECDSRGVTSSDYALFAFEQLRRPVYPFDEETVWEGAIGV from the coding sequence ATGAAGGTACTGATTGCACGAATGAATCACGAGACCAACACGTTCTCGCCAGTGCCGACGCCGCTCGAAGCGTTCGGCCGCAACGGACCGAGCTACGGCGAGGACGCGTACCGCCACGACAAGGGTATGCAGACCGCGATGGCCGCGTTCATCGATGCGGCCGAGCGCGAACGCGTCGAGATCGTTACGCCGGTTTCCGCGTCGGCCAACCCGAGCGGTCCGGTTGCAGCGTCGGCCTACGAAGCGATCTGCCATGCGATCGTCGCGGCGGCGCCCGGTTGCGATGCGGTTCTGCTGGACCTGCACGGCGCGATGGTCGCGCAGTGTTCGAACGACGGCGAGGGCGATCTGCTCGAGCGGGTCCGCGCGGTGCTGCCCGACGCGCCGATTGCAGTCGCGCTCGACCTGCACGGCAACGTCACGCAGAAGATGATCGATCACGCCGACGTGATCGTGAGTTTCAAAACTTATCCGCATGTCGATATGTACGAGACGGGCGCGCATGCGGCGCGTCTGTTGTTCGATCGGCTGCATGGGCGCAGCCGTCCGGTGATCGCATGGCGGCAACCGCCGTTGCTCGCGCATACGCTGCGCAGCGCGACAGCCGAAGGCGCGATGGAGCGCGCCGTCAAGGCGGCGCGTGCCGCGGAGGCCGACGGCATGCTCGCGGTGTCGGTGCTCTCGGGTTTCTCGCTGGCGGATATCGAGGCGCCTTGCATCAGCGTGGTCGTCGTGGGCGATGGCGACCGTGCTCAAGCGGATGTTGTCGCGGCACGCATCGCGCAGCAGATCTGGAGCGAGCGCGAGGACTTCGTTTATCGCAGCGCGCCGCTGGCGGAGTCGGTAGCGCAGGCGGCCGTGTTTGCGCGCACTGCCGACAAGCCGGTGCTGTTGCTCGATCATGGCGACAACTGCATGTCCGGTGGCACCTGCGACACGATGGATCTGCTGGAAGAAGCGCTCAGGCAAGGATTCGAGCGCGTGGTGAGCGGTCCGTTGTGCGACCCCGAAGCCGTTGCGGCGCTACACGCAGCAGGCGTCGGCGCAACCGTGACGATCGCAGTCGGCAATAAGCGCCCGGGGCCGTCCGGACAACCGCGGCCGCCATTTCGCGTGACCGGTGTGGTCCGCGCGCTCACCGATGGCGAGTACACGATTACCGGTCCCACCTATACGGGGCAGCGTGCATTCATGGGCCGCAGCGCCGTGCTCGACATCGGCGCGGCAACGCTCGTGGTGACCGAGCGCACGCACGAGCCGTGGGATCTCGGTGTGTTCGAGAGCGTCGGTATCGATCCGCGGCGCGCGCGTTTTCTGTTGCTCAAATCGAGAATGTATTGCCGACCGGTGTTCGTGCCGATCGCGGCGGGACTGGTCGAATGCGACAGCCGCGGGGTGACGAGTTCGGACTACGCGCTGTTTGCATTCGAGCAGCTTCGGCGACCGGTTTATCCGTTCGATGAAGAGACCGTGTGGGAAGGGGCGATTGGGGTGTAG
- a CDS encoding polysaccharide lyase family 7 protein, whose translation MKSRIITSLVAVLSGSVLVACGGGGSSDGVPAAALKQLDQNASVIAPDLSTGSPPGSNFNLAPFTLQLPTGSSGDIDTVSSSRLTGGYTDKPYFYTDSSDGSMVMMDPTQGWTTSGSLHPRTELHENATWSTAGTNRMNATVAVTQVPDHTTVGQIFQGSGPSKPLCELQFTSGGVVKLLLESTNQGGKSNTYTITNVAVGTKFTYELSLSGTTVTVKVNSTTKTYTMDSSFDGENFYFKAGDYDQSAVSGTPLTTAGTVVKFYALSLTHS comes from the coding sequence ATGAAGAGCCGAATCATCACCAGCCTGGTTGCAGTTCTGTCCGGAAGCGTGCTCGTGGCATGTGGCGGCGGCGGTTCAAGCGATGGCGTGCCCGCAGCGGCGCTGAAACAGCTTGATCAGAATGCCAGCGTGATAGCCCCCGATCTGAGCACCGGCAGTCCACCTGGATCGAACTTCAACCTCGCGCCATTCACGCTGCAGTTGCCGACCGGTTCGTCCGGCGATATCGACACGGTGAGCAGTTCCAGACTTACGGGCGGCTACACGGACAAGCCCTACTTCTATACGGACAGTTCGGATGGTTCGATGGTGATGATGGATCCCACGCAGGGCTGGACCACGTCCGGCTCGCTGCATCCGCGGACGGAACTGCATGAGAACGCGACGTGGTCCACGGCCGGCACGAACAGGATGAACGCAACGGTCGCCGTGACCCAGGTGCCGGACCACACCACGGTCGGCCAGATTTTCCAGGGCTCCGGGCCTAGCAAACCGCTGTGCGAATTGCAGTTCACTTCAGGTGGTGTGGTGAAGCTTCTACTCGAGAGCACTAACCAGGGCGGCAAATCGAACACCTACACGATTACCAATGTCGCGGTAGGAACGAAGTTCACCTATGAGTTGAGCCTGAGTGGCACGACGGTCACCGTGAAGGTCAACAGCACGACGAAGACCTATACGATGGATTCCAGCTTCGACGGAGAGAACTTCTACTTCAAGGCCGGCGACTATGATCAATCGGCGGTATCGGGTACACCGTTGACGACGGCTGGCACGGTCGTCAAGTTCTATGCGTTGAGTCTCACACACTCGTAA